A window of Bos taurus isolate L1 Dominette 01449 registration number 42190680 breed Hereford chromosome 19, ARS-UCD2.0, whole genome shotgun sequence contains these coding sequences:
- the PLEKHH3 gene encoding pleckstrin homology domain-containing family H member 3 precursor produces MPLPGGLWWLLCCRRGFTLLHRDYGDGELSGDGDEDEDEETFELRTPSPAGGGRGPLDVTLTQPMRSGPVSDRLQSWEETRSLIPEKGPSEDDPDVVVKGWLYREPRGGGARPWLPPRRAWFVLTRDSLDQFSSSGKGARRLGSLVLTSLCSVSGPERRPKETGLWSVTVSGRKHSVRLCSPRQSEAECWGVALREVIASKAPLETPTQLLLRDIQESRGDPEAVALIYRRNPILRHTSGALYAPLLPLPYGVTAPGPGYAPLREEAVRLFLALQALEGARRPGPLMQGVLQTCRDLPALRDELFLQLAKQTSGPAGPPGPPATQDPAALRYWQLLTCMSCTFRPGGAVRGHLLGHLERTEQALPDSELAEYARFIRRALGRTRGRELVPSLAEISALSRRQELLCTVHCPGAGACPVAIDSHTTAGEVARELVGRLGLTRSRNTFALYEQRGAQERALAGGTLVADVLTRFENLAAEEAGLEDPPDTGWRLCLRLHGPLHPEGLSPDGHELPFLFEQAHALLLRGRPPPPDDTLRALAALRLQSLHRDFPPRAPLPRLDRLLPTPARPREDPPRPVPRPPPSAALLAGAIWSPSLAKRRAERARHGGAGRTAGSVAREGGGGAGRAAAVLGGWKRLRGMGRAEAMAAYLALAAQCPGFGAARYDVLELSTEPGGGAPQKLCLGLGAKAMSLSRPGETEPIHSVSYGRVAACQLMGPHTLALRVGESQLLLQSPQVEEIVQLVNAYLANPSPERPSSSPPPCQDLPDTSPPSQHPGLDEPQGQSGCLGQLQD; encoded by the exons ATGCCTCTCCCCGGGGgattgtggtggctcctctgcTGCCGTCGAGGCTTTACTCTTCTGCATCGGGACTACGGGGACGGCGAGCTTAGCGGGGACGGGGACGAAGACGAGGACGAGGAGACCTTTGAGCTACGGACCCCGAGTCCAGCGGGCGGCGGGAGG GGCCCCCTAGATGTGACGTTGACTCAGCCTATGAGGAGTGGGCCAGTCTCAGACAG GCTGCAAAGCTGGGAGGAGACACGGAGCCTCATCCCGGAGAAGGGGCCGTCTGAAGATGACCCAGATGTCGTCGTGAAAG GTTGGCTGTACCGCGAGCCCCGAGGAGGAGGGGCGCGGCCCTGGTTGCCCCCGCGCCGAGCCTGGTTTGTGCTCACCCGGGACTCCCTGGACCAGTTCAGCAGCAGCGGGAAGGGGGCGAGGCGGCTCGGGAGCCTAGTGCTCACCAGCCTGTGCTCAGTGTCCGGCCCTGAGCGCAGGCCCAAGGAGACCG GTCTGTGGTCAGTGACCGTGAGTGGCCGGAAGCACAGCGTTCGGCTCTGCTCGCCTCGCCAGTCAGAGGCAGAGTGCTGGGGGGTGGCGCTGCGGGAAGTGATCGCCTCCAAGGCACCTCTGGAGACCCCCACCCAGCTGCTGCTCAGGGACATTCAG GAGAGTCGTGGGGATCCAGAAGCCGTGGCCCTTATTTACAGAAGAAACCCAATTCTGAGGCACACCAGTGGAGCCCTGTATGCCCCACTCCTGCCCCTGCCCTACGGAGTCACTGCCCCAG GTCCCGGCTACGCGCCCTTGCGCGAGGAGGCCGTGAGGCTGTTCCTGGCGCTGCAGGCCCTGGAGGGGGCGCGGCGCCCTGGGCCCCTGATGCAGGGTGTGCTCCAGACCTGCCGGGACCTGCCCGCGCTCCGAGACGAACTCTTCCTGCAGCTGGCTAAGCAGACCTCGGGCCCCGCGGGGCCCCCCGGGCCGCCAGCAACCCAAGACCCCGCGGCCCTGCGGTACTGGCAGCTCCTCACTTGCATGAGCTGCACCTTCCGGCCAGGGGGAGCCGTACGGGGACACCTCCTTGGGCATCTGGAGAG GACTGAGCAGGCGCTCCCGGACTCGGAACTGGCGGAATATGCGCGCTTCATACGGAGAGCGCTGGGCCGGACGCGCGGCCGGGAGCTAGTGCCATCGCTGGCCGAGATTTCCGCGCTGAGCCGACGGCAGGAGTTGTTGTGCACCGTGCACTGTCCGGGGGCTGGTGCCTGCCCTGTGGCCATAGACTCCCACACCACGGCGGGAGAG gtggctCGAGAGCTGGTGGGGCGGCTGGGCTTGACCCGGAGCCGTAATACATTCGCGCTGTACGAGCAACGAGGGGCGCAGGAACGAGCCCTGGCCGGGGGGACTCTCGTGGCCGACGTGCTCACCAGGTTTGAGAA CTTGGCGGCGGAGGAAGCCGGGCTGGAGGACCCGCCGGACACCGGTTGGAGACTATGTCTGCGTCTTCACGGACCTCTGCACCCTGAGGGGCTGTCCCCAGACGGTCACGAACTGCCCTTCCTCTTTGAGCAG GCTCACGCTCTGCTGCTGCGCGGCCGGCCGCCCCCGCCCGACGACACGCTGCGCGCCCTGGCGGCGCTGCGCCTGCAGAGCCTGCACCGGGACTTCCCCCCGCGGGCGCCCCTGCCGCGCCTGGACCGCTTGCTGCCCACCCCGGCCCGGCCGCGTGAAGACCCTCCCCGCCCGGTGCCCAGGCCTCCCCCCTCCGCCGCCCTGCTGGCCGGGGCGATCTGGAGCCCGAGCCTGGCCAAGAGGCGGGCGGAGCGGGCCCGGCACGGCGGGGCCGGCCGCACGGCTGGAAGCGTGGCCCGCGAGGGAGGTGGCGGCGCCGGCAGGGCGGCTGCTGTGCTGGGAGGCTGGAAGCGGCTACGGGGCATGGGCCGAGCTGAGGCCATGGCTGCCTACCTGGCTCTGGCGGCGCAGTGTCCAGGGTTCGGCGCTGCTCGGTATGACGTTCTGGAGCTGAGCACG gagcctggtgggggcgCTCCACAGAAGCTATGCCTGGGCCTGGGAGCCAAGGCCATGTCCCTCTCGCGGCCGGGTGAGACAGAGCCCATCCACAGTGTCAGCTATGGCCGTGTGGCCGCCTGCCAGCTAATGGGTCCCCACACCCTGGCCTTGAGGGTGGGAGAGAGCCAGCTCCTCCTGCAGAGTCCCCAG GTGGAAGAGATCGTGCAGCTGGTGAATGCCTACTTGGCCAACCCCTCCCCCGAGAGGCCCAGCAGCAGCCCTCCTCCATGCCAAGACCTGCCAGACACCTCCCCTCCCAGCCAGCACCCGGGTCTGGACGAGCCCCAGGGACAGTCGGGCTGTTTGGGGCAGCTGCAGGACTGA
- the PLEKHH3 gene encoding pleckstrin homology domain-containing family H member 3 isoform X5, translating to MPLPGGLWWLLCCRRGFTLLHRDYGDGELSGDGDEDEDEETFELRTPSPAGGGRGPLDVTLTQPMRSGPVSDRLQSWEETRSLIPEKGPSEDDPDVVVKGWLYREPRGGGARPWLPPRRAWFVLTRDSLDQFSSSGKGARRLGSLVLTSLCSVSGPERRPKETGLWSVTVSGRKHSVRLCSPRQSEAECWGVALREVIASKAPLETPTQLLLRDIQESRGDPEAVALIYRRNPILRHTSGALYAPLLPLPYGVTAPGPGYAPLREEAVRLFLALQALEGARRPGPLMQGVLQTCRDLPALRDELFLQLAKQTSGPAGPPGPPATQDPAALRYWQLLTCMSCTFRPGGAVRGHLLGHLERTEQALPDSELAEYARFIRRALGRTRGRELVPSLAEISALSRRQELLCTVHCPGAGACPVAIDSHTTAGEVARELVGRLGLTRSRNTFALYEQRGAQERALAGGTLVADVLTRFENLAAEEAGLEDPPDTGWRLCLRLHGPLHPEGLSPDGHELPFLFEQEPGGGAPQKLCLGLGAKAMSLSRPGETEPIHSVSYGRVAACQLMGPHTLALRVGESQLLLQSPQVEEIVQLVNAYLANPSPERPSSSPPPCQDLPDTSPPSQHPGLDEPQGQSGCLGQLQD from the exons ATGCCTCTCCCCGGGGgattgtggtggctcctctgcTGCCGTCGAGGCTTTACTCTTCTGCATCGGGACTACGGGGACGGCGAGCTTAGCGGGGACGGGGACGAAGACGAGGACGAGGAGACCTTTGAGCTACGGACCCCGAGTCCAGCGGGCGGCGGGAGG GGCCCCCTAGATGTGACGTTGACTCAGCCTATGAGGAGTGGGCCAGTCTCAGACAG GCTGCAAAGCTGGGAGGAGACACGGAGCCTCATCCCGGAGAAGGGGCCGTCTGAAGATGACCCAGATGTCGTCGTGAAAG GTTGGCTGTACCGCGAGCCCCGAGGAGGAGGGGCGCGGCCCTGGTTGCCCCCGCGCCGAGCCTGGTTTGTGCTCACCCGGGACTCCCTGGACCAGTTCAGCAGCAGCGGGAAGGGGGCGAGGCGGCTCGGGAGCCTAGTGCTCACCAGCCTGTGCTCAGTGTCCGGCCCTGAGCGCAGGCCCAAGGAGACCG GTCTGTGGTCAGTGACCGTGAGTGGCCGGAAGCACAGCGTTCGGCTCTGCTCGCCTCGCCAGTCAGAGGCAGAGTGCTGGGGGGTGGCGCTGCGGGAAGTGATCGCCTCCAAGGCACCTCTGGAGACCCCCACCCAGCTGCTGCTCAGGGACATTCAG GAGAGTCGTGGGGATCCAGAAGCCGTGGCCCTTATTTACAGAAGAAACCCAATTCTGAGGCACACCAGTGGAGCCCTGTATGCCCCACTCCTGCCCCTGCCCTACGGAGTCACTGCCCCAG GTCCCGGCTACGCGCCCTTGCGCGAGGAGGCCGTGAGGCTGTTCCTGGCGCTGCAGGCCCTGGAGGGGGCGCGGCGCCCTGGGCCCCTGATGCAGGGTGTGCTCCAGACCTGCCGGGACCTGCCCGCGCTCCGAGACGAACTCTTCCTGCAGCTGGCTAAGCAGACCTCGGGCCCCGCGGGGCCCCCCGGGCCGCCAGCAACCCAAGACCCCGCGGCCCTGCGGTACTGGCAGCTCCTCACTTGCATGAGCTGCACCTTCCGGCCAGGGGGAGCCGTACGGGGACACCTCCTTGGGCATCTGGAGAG GACTGAGCAGGCGCTCCCGGACTCGGAACTGGCGGAATATGCGCGCTTCATACGGAGAGCGCTGGGCCGGACGCGCGGCCGGGAGCTAGTGCCATCGCTGGCCGAGATTTCCGCGCTGAGCCGACGGCAGGAGTTGTTGTGCACCGTGCACTGTCCGGGGGCTGGTGCCTGCCCTGTGGCCATAGACTCCCACACCACGGCGGGAGAG gtggctCGAGAGCTGGTGGGGCGGCTGGGCTTGACCCGGAGCCGTAATACATTCGCGCTGTACGAGCAACGAGGGGCGCAGGAACGAGCCCTGGCCGGGGGGACTCTCGTGGCCGACGTGCTCACCAGGTTTGAGAA CTTGGCGGCGGAGGAAGCCGGGCTGGAGGACCCGCCGGACACCGGTTGGAGACTATGTCTGCGTCTTCACGGACCTCTGCACCCTGAGGGGCTGTCCCCAGACGGTCACGAACTGCCCTTCCTCTTTGAGCAG gagcctggtgggggcgCTCCACAGAAGCTATGCCTGGGCCTGGGAGCCAAGGCCATGTCCCTCTCGCGGCCGGGTGAGACAGAGCCCATCCACAGTGTCAGCTATGGCCGTGTGGCCGCCTGCCAGCTAATGGGTCCCCACACCCTGGCCTTGAGGGTGGGAGAGAGCCAGCTCCTCCTGCAGAGTCCCCAG GTGGAAGAGATCGTGCAGCTGGTGAATGCCTACTTGGCCAACCCCTCCCCCGAGAGGCCCAGCAGCAGCCCTCCTCCATGCCAAGACCTGCCAGACACCTCCCCTCCCAGCCAGCACCCGGGTCTGGACGAGCCCCAGGGACAGTCGGGCTGTTTGGGGCAGCTGCAGGACTGA
- the PLEKHH3 gene encoding pleckstrin homology domain-containing family H member 3 isoform X1, with protein sequence MPLPGGLWWLLCCRRGFTLLHRDYGDGELSGDGDEDEDEETFELRTPSPAGGGRGPLDVTLTQPMRSGPVSDRLQSWEETRSLIPEKGPSEDDPDVVVKGWLYREPRGGGARPWLPPRRAWFVLTRDSLDQFSSSGKGARRLGSLVLTSLCSVSGPERRPKETGLWSVTVSGRKHSVRLCSPRQSEAECWGVALREVIASKAPLETPTQLLLRDIQESRGDPEAVALIYRRNPILRHTSGALYAPLLPLPYGVTAPGPGYAPLREEAVRLFLALQALEGARRPGPLMQGVLQTCRDLPALRDELFLQLAKQTSGPAGPPGPPATQDPAALRYWQLLTCMSCTFRPGGAVRGHLLGHLERTEQALPDSELAEYARFIRRALGRTRGRELVPSLAEISALSRRQELLCTVHCPGAGACPVAIDSHTTAGEVARELVGRLGLTRSRNTFALYEQRGAQERALAGGTLVADVLTSLAAEEAGLEDPPDTGWRLCLRLHGPLHPEGLSPDGHELPFLFEQAHALLLRGRPPPPDDTLRALAALRLQSLHRDFPPRAPLPRLDRLLPTPARPREDPPRPVPRPPPSAALLAGAIWSPSLAKRRAERARHGGAGRTAGSVAREGGGGAGRAAAVLGGWKRLRGMGRAEAMAAYLALAAQCPGFGAARYDVLELSTEPGGGAPQKLCLGLGAKAMSLSRPGETEPIHSVSYGRVAACQLMGPHTLALRVGESQLLLQSPQVEEIVQLVNAYLANPSPERPSSSPPPCQDLPDTSPPSQHPGLDEPQGQSGCLGQLQD encoded by the exons ATGCCTCTCCCCGGGGgattgtggtggctcctctgcTGCCGTCGAGGCTTTACTCTTCTGCATCGGGACTACGGGGACGGCGAGCTTAGCGGGGACGGGGACGAAGACGAGGACGAGGAGACCTTTGAGCTACGGACCCCGAGTCCAGCGGGCGGCGGGAGG GGCCCCCTAGATGTGACGTTGACTCAGCCTATGAGGAGTGGGCCAGTCTCAGACAG GCTGCAAAGCTGGGAGGAGACACGGAGCCTCATCCCGGAGAAGGGGCCGTCTGAAGATGACCCAGATGTCGTCGTGAAAG GTTGGCTGTACCGCGAGCCCCGAGGAGGAGGGGCGCGGCCCTGGTTGCCCCCGCGCCGAGCCTGGTTTGTGCTCACCCGGGACTCCCTGGACCAGTTCAGCAGCAGCGGGAAGGGGGCGAGGCGGCTCGGGAGCCTAGTGCTCACCAGCCTGTGCTCAGTGTCCGGCCCTGAGCGCAGGCCCAAGGAGACCG GTCTGTGGTCAGTGACCGTGAGTGGCCGGAAGCACAGCGTTCGGCTCTGCTCGCCTCGCCAGTCAGAGGCAGAGTGCTGGGGGGTGGCGCTGCGGGAAGTGATCGCCTCCAAGGCACCTCTGGAGACCCCCACCCAGCTGCTGCTCAGGGACATTCAG GAGAGTCGTGGGGATCCAGAAGCCGTGGCCCTTATTTACAGAAGAAACCCAATTCTGAGGCACACCAGTGGAGCCCTGTATGCCCCACTCCTGCCCCTGCCCTACGGAGTCACTGCCCCAG GTCCCGGCTACGCGCCCTTGCGCGAGGAGGCCGTGAGGCTGTTCCTGGCGCTGCAGGCCCTGGAGGGGGCGCGGCGCCCTGGGCCCCTGATGCAGGGTGTGCTCCAGACCTGCCGGGACCTGCCCGCGCTCCGAGACGAACTCTTCCTGCAGCTGGCTAAGCAGACCTCGGGCCCCGCGGGGCCCCCCGGGCCGCCAGCAACCCAAGACCCCGCGGCCCTGCGGTACTGGCAGCTCCTCACTTGCATGAGCTGCACCTTCCGGCCAGGGGGAGCCGTACGGGGACACCTCCTTGGGCATCTGGAGAG GACTGAGCAGGCGCTCCCGGACTCGGAACTGGCGGAATATGCGCGCTTCATACGGAGAGCGCTGGGCCGGACGCGCGGCCGGGAGCTAGTGCCATCGCTGGCCGAGATTTCCGCGCTGAGCCGACGGCAGGAGTTGTTGTGCACCGTGCACTGTCCGGGGGCTGGTGCCTGCCCTGTGGCCATAGACTCCCACACCACGGCGGGAGAG gtggctCGAGAGCTGGTGGGGCGGCTGGGCTTGACCCGGAGCCGTAATACATTCGCGCTGTACGAGCAACGAGGGGCGCAGGAACGAGCCCTGGCCGGGGGGACTCTCGTGGCCGACGTGCTCACCAG CTTGGCGGCGGAGGAAGCCGGGCTGGAGGACCCGCCGGACACCGGTTGGAGACTATGTCTGCGTCTTCACGGACCTCTGCACCCTGAGGGGCTGTCCCCAGACGGTCACGAACTGCCCTTCCTCTTTGAGCAG GCTCACGCTCTGCTGCTGCGCGGCCGGCCGCCCCCGCCCGACGACACGCTGCGCGCCCTGGCGGCGCTGCGCCTGCAGAGCCTGCACCGGGACTTCCCCCCGCGGGCGCCCCTGCCGCGCCTGGACCGCTTGCTGCCCACCCCGGCCCGGCCGCGTGAAGACCCTCCCCGCCCGGTGCCCAGGCCTCCCCCCTCCGCCGCCCTGCTGGCCGGGGCGATCTGGAGCCCGAGCCTGGCCAAGAGGCGGGCGGAGCGGGCCCGGCACGGCGGGGCCGGCCGCACGGCTGGAAGCGTGGCCCGCGAGGGAGGTGGCGGCGCCGGCAGGGCGGCTGCTGTGCTGGGAGGCTGGAAGCGGCTACGGGGCATGGGCCGAGCTGAGGCCATGGCTGCCTACCTGGCTCTGGCGGCGCAGTGTCCAGGGTTCGGCGCTGCTCGGTATGACGTTCTGGAGCTGAGCACG gagcctggtgggggcgCTCCACAGAAGCTATGCCTGGGCCTGGGAGCCAAGGCCATGTCCCTCTCGCGGCCGGGTGAGACAGAGCCCATCCACAGTGTCAGCTATGGCCGTGTGGCCGCCTGCCAGCTAATGGGTCCCCACACCCTGGCCTTGAGGGTGGGAGAGAGCCAGCTCCTCCTGCAGAGTCCCCAG GTGGAAGAGATCGTGCAGCTGGTGAATGCCTACTTGGCCAACCCCTCCCCCGAGAGGCCCAGCAGCAGCCCTCCTCCATGCCAAGACCTGCCAGACACCTCCCCTCCCAGCCAGCACCCGGGTCTGGACGAGCCCCAGGGACAGTCGGGCTGTTTGGGGCAGCTGCAGGACTGA
- the PLEKHH3 gene encoding pleckstrin homology domain-containing family H member 3 isoform X2: MWRGRLGSSDAWVRSVPSSRAQGARARCRSSRRRDLGEGKQGPLDVTLTQPMRSGPVSDRLQSWEETRSLIPEKGPSEDDPDVVVKGWLYREPRGGGARPWLPPRRAWFVLTRDSLDQFSSSGKGARRLGSLVLTSLCSVSGPERRPKETGLWSVTVSGRKHSVRLCSPRQSEAECWGVALREVIASKAPLETPTQLLLRDIQESRGDPEAVALIYRRNPILRHTSGALYAPLLPLPYGVTAPGPGYAPLREEAVRLFLALQALEGARRPGPLMQGVLQTCRDLPALRDELFLQLAKQTSGPAGPPGPPATQDPAALRYWQLLTCMSCTFRPGGAVRGHLLGHLERTEQALPDSELAEYARFIRRALGRTRGRELVPSLAEISALSRRQELLCTVHCPGAGACPVAIDSHTTAGEVARELVGRLGLTRSRNTFALYEQRGAQERALAGGTLVADVLTRFENLAAEEAGLEDPPDTGWRLCLRLHGPLHPEGLSPDGHELPFLFEQAHALLLRGRPPPPDDTLRALAALRLQSLHRDFPPRAPLPRLDRLLPTPARPREDPPRPVPRPPPSAALLAGAIWSPSLAKRRAERARHGGAGRTAGSVAREGGGGAGRAAAVLGGWKRLRGMGRAEAMAAYLALAAQCPGFGAARYDVLELSTEPGGGAPQKLCLGLGAKAMSLSRPGETEPIHSVSYGRVAACQLMGPHTLALRVGESQLLLQSPQVEEIVQLVNAYLANPSPERPSSSPPPCQDLPDTSPPSQHPGLDEPQGQSGCLGQLQD; the protein is encoded by the exons ATGTGGCGAGGCCGGCTGGGCAGCTCGGACGCCTGGGTCCGCTCCGTTCCCAGTTCACGAGCGCAGGGAGCTAGGGCCAGATGCAGGAGTTCCCGCCGCAGGGACCTGGGCGAGGGGAAGCAG GGCCCCCTAGATGTGACGTTGACTCAGCCTATGAGGAGTGGGCCAGTCTCAGACAG GCTGCAAAGCTGGGAGGAGACACGGAGCCTCATCCCGGAGAAGGGGCCGTCTGAAGATGACCCAGATGTCGTCGTGAAAG GTTGGCTGTACCGCGAGCCCCGAGGAGGAGGGGCGCGGCCCTGGTTGCCCCCGCGCCGAGCCTGGTTTGTGCTCACCCGGGACTCCCTGGACCAGTTCAGCAGCAGCGGGAAGGGGGCGAGGCGGCTCGGGAGCCTAGTGCTCACCAGCCTGTGCTCAGTGTCCGGCCCTGAGCGCAGGCCCAAGGAGACCG GTCTGTGGTCAGTGACCGTGAGTGGCCGGAAGCACAGCGTTCGGCTCTGCTCGCCTCGCCAGTCAGAGGCAGAGTGCTGGGGGGTGGCGCTGCGGGAAGTGATCGCCTCCAAGGCACCTCTGGAGACCCCCACCCAGCTGCTGCTCAGGGACATTCAG GAGAGTCGTGGGGATCCAGAAGCCGTGGCCCTTATTTACAGAAGAAACCCAATTCTGAGGCACACCAGTGGAGCCCTGTATGCCCCACTCCTGCCCCTGCCCTACGGAGTCACTGCCCCAG GTCCCGGCTACGCGCCCTTGCGCGAGGAGGCCGTGAGGCTGTTCCTGGCGCTGCAGGCCCTGGAGGGGGCGCGGCGCCCTGGGCCCCTGATGCAGGGTGTGCTCCAGACCTGCCGGGACCTGCCCGCGCTCCGAGACGAACTCTTCCTGCAGCTGGCTAAGCAGACCTCGGGCCCCGCGGGGCCCCCCGGGCCGCCAGCAACCCAAGACCCCGCGGCCCTGCGGTACTGGCAGCTCCTCACTTGCATGAGCTGCACCTTCCGGCCAGGGGGAGCCGTACGGGGACACCTCCTTGGGCATCTGGAGAG GACTGAGCAGGCGCTCCCGGACTCGGAACTGGCGGAATATGCGCGCTTCATACGGAGAGCGCTGGGCCGGACGCGCGGCCGGGAGCTAGTGCCATCGCTGGCCGAGATTTCCGCGCTGAGCCGACGGCAGGAGTTGTTGTGCACCGTGCACTGTCCGGGGGCTGGTGCCTGCCCTGTGGCCATAGACTCCCACACCACGGCGGGAGAG gtggctCGAGAGCTGGTGGGGCGGCTGGGCTTGACCCGGAGCCGTAATACATTCGCGCTGTACGAGCAACGAGGGGCGCAGGAACGAGCCCTGGCCGGGGGGACTCTCGTGGCCGACGTGCTCACCAGGTTTGAGAA CTTGGCGGCGGAGGAAGCCGGGCTGGAGGACCCGCCGGACACCGGTTGGAGACTATGTCTGCGTCTTCACGGACCTCTGCACCCTGAGGGGCTGTCCCCAGACGGTCACGAACTGCCCTTCCTCTTTGAGCAG GCTCACGCTCTGCTGCTGCGCGGCCGGCCGCCCCCGCCCGACGACACGCTGCGCGCCCTGGCGGCGCTGCGCCTGCAGAGCCTGCACCGGGACTTCCCCCCGCGGGCGCCCCTGCCGCGCCTGGACCGCTTGCTGCCCACCCCGGCCCGGCCGCGTGAAGACCCTCCCCGCCCGGTGCCCAGGCCTCCCCCCTCCGCCGCCCTGCTGGCCGGGGCGATCTGGAGCCCGAGCCTGGCCAAGAGGCGGGCGGAGCGGGCCCGGCACGGCGGGGCCGGCCGCACGGCTGGAAGCGTGGCCCGCGAGGGAGGTGGCGGCGCCGGCAGGGCGGCTGCTGTGCTGGGAGGCTGGAAGCGGCTACGGGGCATGGGCCGAGCTGAGGCCATGGCTGCCTACCTGGCTCTGGCGGCGCAGTGTCCAGGGTTCGGCGCTGCTCGGTATGACGTTCTGGAGCTGAGCACG gagcctggtgggggcgCTCCACAGAAGCTATGCCTGGGCCTGGGAGCCAAGGCCATGTCCCTCTCGCGGCCGGGTGAGACAGAGCCCATCCACAGTGTCAGCTATGGCCGTGTGGCCGCCTGCCAGCTAATGGGTCCCCACACCCTGGCCTTGAGGGTGGGAGAGAGCCAGCTCCTCCTGCAGAGTCCCCAG GTGGAAGAGATCGTGCAGCTGGTGAATGCCTACTTGGCCAACCCCTCCCCCGAGAGGCCCAGCAGCAGCCCTCCTCCATGCCAAGACCTGCCAGACACCTCCCCTCCCAGCCAGCACCCGGGTCTGGACGAGCCCCAGGGACAGTCGGGCTGTTTGGGGCAGCTGCAGGACTGA